Proteins encoded by one window of Vitis riparia cultivar Riparia Gloire de Montpellier isolate 1030 chromosome 11, EGFV_Vit.rip_1.0, whole genome shotgun sequence:
- the LOC117925149 gene encoding zinc finger BED domain-containing protein DAYSLEEPER, which translates to METPSENNELALAEVNSETQPNKRRKKKSIVWEHFTIETVGAGCRRACCKQCKQSFAYSTGSKVAGTSHLKRHIAKGTCTLILRNQEKNQLSPYSAPSKMGGAGSASEPPKRRYRTSSLASVPFDQDRCRHEIARMIIMHDYPLHMVEHPGFVAFVQNLQPRFDMVSFNTVQGDCVATYLREKQSLLKFIEGIPGRICLTLDLWTSRQSVGYVFLTGHFIDMDWKLHRRILNVVMEPFTDSETAFSHAVAVCLSDWSLENKLFSITLNQPVNEIGIEYLRAQLSIKNPLLLNGQFLVGNCIARTLSSMALDVLGAGRETIKKIRDSVKYVKTSESHEEKFLELKQQLQVPSTKSLFLDDQNQWNTTYEMLVAASELKEVFSCLDTSDPDYKEAPSMDDWKQVETLCTYLKLFFDAANLLTSTTTIPTTNTFYHETWKIQTELARAATCEDPFISNLAKPMQEKVDKYWKDCGLVLAIAVAMDPRFKMKLVEFSFPKIYGDEAAPTCIRVVDEGLHELFLEYVALPLPLTPTYVDEGNAGSMKGEDGGLLSSNGLSDFDVYILETSSQQMKSELDQYLEESVLPRVHEFDLLGWWKLNKLKYPTLSKMARDILSIPVSSVAVESIYDTVGKEMDEYRNSLRPETVEALICAKDWLQYGSSPPEISNALVKMEF; encoded by the coding sequence ATGGAAACCCCTAGTGAAAACAATGAGCTGGCGCTTGCAGAGGTCAATTCAGAAACACAGCCGAACAAGCGGAGGAAAAAGAAGTCTATAGTCTGGGAACATTTCACAATTGAAACTGTGGGTGCTGGATGTAGAAGAGCATGCTGCAAGCAATGTAAGCAGTCATTTGCATACAGTACAGGTTCAAAAGTAGCAGGTACCAGCCACCTCAAACGGCATATTGCCAAGGGAACCTGCACTTTAATCTTGCGAAACCAGGAGAAAAATCAATTAAGTCCATATAGTGCACCTTCAAAGATGGGTGGGGCTGGGAGTGCTTCTGAACCACCGAAGCGACGCTACAGAACCTCCAGCCTGGCCAGTGTTCCCTTTGATCAGGATCGTTGCCGTCATGAGATAGCTAGGATGATAATAATGCATGACTATCCACTTCACATGGTTGAACATCCTGGCTTTGTAGCTTTTGTTCAGAATCTTCAGCCCCGGTTCGATATGGTTAGCTTCAACACTGTCCAAGGGGATTGTGTGGCCACTTACCTAAGGGAAAAGCAAAGCCTTCTGAAGTTTATTGAGGGAATCCCAGGAAGGATCTGCCTGACACTAGACTTGTGGACTTCAAGGCAATCGGTAGGTTATGTGTTTTTGACGGGACACTTTATTGATATGGACTGGAAGCTGCATAGGCGGATTCTCAATGTTGTGATGGAGCCATTTACTGATTCAGAAACAGCCTTCAGTCATGCTGTAGCAGTTTGCCTTTCTGATTGGAGTTTGGAGAATAAGTTATTTTCTATCACTTTAAATCAGCCCGTGAATGAAATTGGGATTGAGTATCTCAGAGCTCAACTCTCCATCAAGAACCCACTTCTGCTCAACGGTCAATTTTTGGTTGGGAACTGCATTGCTCGTACTTTAAGCAGCATGGCACTAGATGTATTAGGAGCAGGGCGAGAAACTATCAAGAAAATACGTGATAGTGTAAAGTATGTGAAGACATCAGAATCGCACGAAGAAAAATTTCTCGAGCTCAAGCAACAACTTCAAGTTCCAAGCACAAAGAGCCTATTTCTTGATGATCAAAATCAGTGGAACACAACATATGAAATGCTGGTAGCGGCATCTGAGTTAAAGGAAGTGTTTTCTTGCTTGGATACTTCTGATCCTGATTACAAGGAAGCCCCATCGATGGATGATTGGAAGCAGGTTGAGACCCTCTGCACATACTTGAAACTTTTCTTTGATGCAGCTAACTTGCTAACCTCCACCACAACTATTCCAACCACAAACACATTCTACCATGAGACGTGGAAGATTCAGACTGAGCTGGCACGGGCAGCCACATGCGAGGATCCTTTCATCAGCAATCTTGCGAAACCAATGCAAGAAAAAGTTGATAAATACTGGAAAGACTGTGGCTTGGTTTTGGCAATTGCTGTAGCTATGGATCCTAGGTTTAAGATGAAGCTTGTAGAGTTCAGTTTCCCCAAAATTTATGGTGATGAGGCTGCCCCAACATGCatcagggttgttgatgaggGACTCCATGAGCTATTTCTTGAATATGTGGCTCTCCCTCTGCCCCTAACACCGACTTATGTGGACGAAGGGAACGCTGGAAGCATGAAGGGGGAGGATGGAGGCCTTCTCTCAAGCAACGGACTCTCAGATTTTGATGTGTACATCTTGGAGACAAGTAGCCAACAGATGAAATCAGAGTTGGATCAGTACTTGGAAGAGTCGGTGTTGCCTCGGGTACACGAGTTTGATTTATTAGGGTGGTGGAAACTAAACAAGCTTAAATACCCGACTCTTTCAAAGATGGCTCGTGATATATTGTCAATTCCTGTATCTTCAGTTGCTGTGGAGTCGATATATGATACGGTGGGGAAAGAGATGGATGAGTATCGGAATTCGTTGCGACCAGAGACAGTGGAAGCCCTGATTTGTGCAAAAGATTGGCTTCAGTACGGATCGTCACCACCGGAAATTTCAAATGCTCTtgtgaaaatggaattttag